From Epinephelus lanceolatus isolate andai-2023 chromosome 12, ASM4190304v1, whole genome shotgun sequence, the proteins below share one genomic window:
- the homeza gene encoding homeobox and leucine zipper encoding a: MAAYSEHNGRNGQLLSMKGPFEGKVTKTECEGKLGVKRSSVDLRHSANSAESNAGGVASFTTNHNSVVCLPLVSEGLKLVWTQSDQTRELDTIPELVQAFNLFPYPSSREVNTLARVCALPLDKVKVWFMVQRIKYGISWSSEEIEETRQKLAVPELCDDSTETNEETKTKSGSCEELIIEDKDSDEVERTLSIPPNKKPKCESPDSYKPAKPSVPCFSSTLPPPQDSYFYRPPADTPPSTGADVSLDLSESSSRQNRHGRYKKSKAQLAALRKSFLRENWPAEAELRRLQEETGLSRNDIRKWFSDSRYQLRVGRGSLAAAQNYSQHAGGKHDQQIQPLPLTTQKTSQLNGVKGQEGARSNGIRNSHFFQTFLSNSLEAFGERVHEAEGYEVMEELSGDGDSFKDEDLSEEQPLQLTKTCKIEPDVPQEPLGITRSSPHSSPSGSPPLTASPNKPLSNSISTSKKSAHSAKASPSQTPLHIAGAPSSTSPALTPAGRPRKTKEQLDMLKQHFLRCQWPKSEDYTELVKLTGLPRADVIQWFGDTRYAVKNGQLRWVKGVRDQFLAELAAQQSSSGLTNGGGTSSRPGGSRKRKSQANATTADYPDVQPLVTYYLSTGSLHEKDLDSLCKKSRMSYQQVRDWFAAQDVGGTDQEPIVAD, translated from the coding sequence ATGGCAGCATACAGTGAACATAACGGCAGAAATGGACAACTTCTGAGCATGAAGGGGCCTTTTGAAGGAAAAGTAACAAAGACAGAATGTGAAGGAAAACTTGGAGTTAAACGCTCCTCCGTGGATTTGCGCCACTCTGCCAACTCAGCTGAAAGCAACGCGGGTGGTGTGGCTAGTTTCACCACTAACCACAACTCTGTTGTGTGCCTGCCTCTAGTGTCAGAGGGACTGAAATTGGTATGGACACAGTCCGATCAAACCCGTGAACTTGACACAATCCCCGAGCTTGTCCAAGCCTTTAACTTATTTCCATACCCATCATCCCGTGAGGTTAACACCCTGGCCCGGGTATGTGCCTTGCCACTGGACAAAGTTAAGGTGTGGTTTATGGTTCAGAGAATTAAATATGGTATCAGCTGGTCCTCAGAGGAGATAGAGGAGACACGACAAAAGCTGGCAGTACCTGAGCTTTGTGATGACTCTACTGAAACAAATGAAGAAACCAAAACGAAGAGCGGAAGTTGCGAGGAATTGATAATTGAGGATAAGGATAGCGATGAAGTTGAGCGTACTCTCTCCATCCCCCCAAACAAGAAACCAAAGTGTGAGTCACCAGATTCCTACAAACCAGCCAAACCCTCTGTCCCGTGCTTCAGCTCCACCCTCCCACCTCCTCAGGATTCATACTTCTACCGCCCACCAGCGGACACACCACCAAGTACAGGAGCTGATGTCTCCCTTGACCTTTCAGAGTCATCGTCACGACAGAACCGTCATGGGCGCTACAAAAAGTCTAAAGCTCAACTCGCTGCCCTTCGGAAGAGCTTCCTGAGAGAGAACTGGCCTGCGGAGGCAGAGCTCAGACGTTTGCAGGAAGAAACAGGGCTGAGCCGCAATGACATTCGTAAATGGTTCAGTGACAGCCGCTACCAGCTTAGGGTGGGCCGAGGAAGCCTTGCTGCAGCCCAGAACTACTCTCAGCACGCTGGAGGTAAACATGATCAACAAATTCAACCTCTCCCACTTACCACACAGAAGACAAGTCAACTAAACGGGGTGAAGGGTCAGGAGGGAGCCCGTAGCAATGGGATTAGAAATTCACATTTCTTTCAGACCTTTTTGTCAAATAGCCTTGAAGCATTTGGGGAAAGGGTCCACGAAGCAGAAGGGTATGAGGTTATGGAGGAGCTTTCTGGTGATGGGGACAGTTTTAAAGATGAGGATTTAAGTGAAGAACAACCCTTACAACTGACCAAGACCTGCAAGATTGAGCCAGATGTTCCACAGGAACCATTGGGTATAACAAGGTCCTCTCCCCACTCTTCCCCCTCTGGCAGCCCACCACTGACTGCCTCGCCCAATAAACCGCTTTCAAACAGCATCAGCACATCAAAGAAGTCAGCCCACTCAGCCAAAGCCAGTCCCTCACAAACACCCTTGCACATCGCAGGAGCTCCCTCATCCACATCCCCTGCCCTCACTCCAGCTGGGCGACCAAGAAAGACCAAGGAGCAGTTAGATATGTTGAAGCAGCACTTCTTACGCTGCCAGTGGCCCAAGAGTGAAGATTACACTGAACTTGTTAAGCTTACAGGTTTACCCCGGGCAGATGTTATTCAGTGGTTTGGGGACACACGGTATGCTGTGAAAAACGGCCAGCTGCGCTGGGTGAAGGGGGTCCGCGACCAGTTTTTGGCAGAACTTGCAGCCCAGCAAAGTAGCAGTGGTTTAACTAACGGAGGTGGGACATCATCTCGGCCTGGGGGTAGCCGGAAACGAAAATCTCAAGCAAATGCAACAACTGCAGATTACCCGGATGTCCAGCCATTGGTAACATATTACCTTTCAACAGGCTCACTACATGAAAAAGACCTTGACTCTCTATGCAAGAAATCAAGAATGAGCTACCAGCAAGTGCGAGATTGGTTCGCAGCTCAGGATGTTGGGGGGACTGACCAAGAACCCATTGTTGCTGATTAA
- the LOC117272445 gene encoding dehydrogenase/reductase SDR family member 1-like codes for MSLSGWVCVVTGASRGIGRGIALQLSEAGATVYITGRQEKTLKQTAAQVKERGGNCVPVVCDSTKDKDIEDLFEQLKREQNGRLDILVNNAYAGVQDIFENMEKKFWETDPSIWDSINNAGLRGHYFFSVYASRMMVAQGRGLIVTISSLGGLKYILSVPYGVGKAACDRLAADMAVELKSRGVVSVSLWPGAVRTELVSQFVFEKETPLGADSKFIRDMFANAESAEVSGMCIVNLATDKNQMSLTGKVLLTCDLARRYGIQDVDGRSVADYTSIKFLLTQVPYLSWLSAFVPSFLRVPRFVLTLANSRF; via the exons ATGTCCTTGTCTGGCTGGGTGTGTGTAGTAACAGGTGCCTCCAGAGGCATTGGCAGGGGCATAGCTCTCCAGCTGTCTGAGGCAGGAGCCACTGTCTACATCACAGGGCGCCAGGAGAAGACTCTGAAACAAACTGCTGCACAG GTTAAGGAGAGGGGTGGCAACTGTGTACCAGTTGTCTGTGATTctacaaaagacaaagacattGAAGACCTTTTTGAACAGCTCAAACGTGAACAGAATGGCAGGCTGGATATCCTCGTTAACAATGCCTATGCTGGAGTACAG GATATCTTCGAAAATATGGAGAAGAAGTTCTGGGAAACTGATCCGTCCATTTGGGATTCCATCAACAATGCAGGCCTCAG GGGCCACTATTTCTTCTCAGTTTATGCATCCCGGATGATGGTGGCTCAAGGTCGGGGTTTGATAGTCACCATTTCATCTTTGGGGGGGCTGAAGTACATCCTCAGTGTACCATATGGTGTTGGTAAAGCTGCA TGTGACAGGCTGGCAGCAGACATGGCTGTTGAGCTGAAAAGTAGGGGAGTGGTTTCTGTCAGTCTGTGGCCAGGAGCAGTGCGAACAGAGTTGGTGTCTCAGTTCGTTTTTGAGAAAGAAACACCACTGGGTGCAGATTCCAAG ttTATAAGAGATATGTTTGCCAATGCAGAATCTGCAGAAGTGAGTGGGATGTGCATTGTCAACCTGGCAACAG ATAAAAATCAGATGTCTCTGACTGGGAAAGTACTCCTGACTTGTGACCTGGCAAGGCGCTATGGGATACAAGATGTTGATG GACGGAGCGTAGCTGATTACACTTCCATAAAATTCCTCCTGACTCAGGTCCCATACCTCTCCTGGCTGTCGGCTTTTGTCCCTTCGTTCTTACGTGTGCCACGCTTTGTGCTCACCCTGGCTAATAGCCGCTTCTAA
- the LOC117272446 gene encoding dehydrogenase/reductase SDR family member 1-like, translated as MSLSGWVCVVTGASRGIGRGIALQLSEAGATVYITGRQEKTLKQTAAQVKERGGNCVPVICDSTKDKDIEDLFKQIKREQNGRLDILINNAYAGVQDIFENMGKKFWETDPAIWDSINNTGLRGHYFFSVHASRMMVAQGRGLIVTISSMGALRYLFNVPYGVGKAACDRLAADMAVELKSRGVASVSLWPGAVRTELVSQFVLEKETPQGVNSKFKDVFANGESTEVSGMCIVNLATDKNLMSLTGKVLLTCDLARRYGIQDIDGRSVADYTSIKFLLTQVPYFSWLSVFVPSFLHVPRFVLTLANSRF; from the exons ATGTCCTTGTCTGGCTGGGTGTGTGTAGTAACAGGTGCCTCCAGAGGCATTGGCAGGGGCATAGCTCTCCAGCTGTCTGAGGCAGGAGCCACTGTCTACATCACAGGGCGCCAGGAGAAGACTCTGAAACAAACTGCTGCACAG GTTAAGGAGAGGGGTGGCAACTGTGTGCCAGTTATCTGTGATTctacaaaagacaaagacattGAAGACCTTTTTAAACAGATCAAACGTGAACAGAACGGCAGGCTGGATATCCTCATTAACAATGCCTATGCTGGAGTACAG GATATCTTCGAAAATATGGGGAAGAAGTTCTGGGAAACTGATCCGGCCATCTGGGATTCCATCAACAACACAGGCCTCAG GGGCCACTATTTCTTCTCAGTTCATGCATCCCGGATGATGGTGGCTCAAGGTCGGGGTTTGATAGTCACCATTTCATCTATGGGGGCGCTGCGGTATCTCTTCAATGTACCATATGGTGTTGGTAAAGCTGCA TGTGACAGGCTGGCAGCAGACATGGCTGTTGAGCTGAAAAGTAGGGGAGTGGCTTCTGTCAGTCTGTGGCCGGGAGCGGTGCGAACAGAGTTGGTgtctcagtttgttttggagaaggaAACGCCACAGGGTGTAAATTCCAAG TTTAAAGATGTATTTGCCAACGGAGAATCCACAGAAGTGAGTGGGATGTGCATCGTCAACCTGGCAACAG ATAAAAATCTGATGTCTCTGACTGGGAAAGTACTCTTGACTTGTGACCTGGCAAGGCGCTATGGGATACAAGATATTGATG GACGGAGTGTAGCTGATTACACTTCCATAAAATTCCTCCTGACTCAGGTCCCATACTTCTCCTGGCTGTCGGTTTTTGTCCCTTCATTCTTACATGTGCCACGCTTTGTGCTTACCCTGGCTAATAGCCGGTTCTAA